In Pseudobacter ginsenosidimutans, the following are encoded in one genomic region:
- a CDS encoding outer membrane beta-barrel protein — MRRILLITMAAIAVSTQSNAQWGKGFYIKVAGGYFFSVSPGQFPDVGPYPPRDEHDAINPGTGATTKIREKVLTGSYGEGVRGGITGGYVINKHISIELTANYFSSKKNLMTRNVTTIQGTETEVGRIESKGNVQAIDIAPSIVLSPGYDKFNPYVRFGFVVPVWGRLYIETDASRTSAVAGQPSFVVARTAIHRKEEIHPNPTIGFQGALGCTYKINEKLGLFLEAEYRNVPVRSKNKEVTTYNENTKIINTNTGQQVGGDINRGLGDLSVAERNTDYVTTLDQNSNTPTGTTGTVTHYKNDNAPANDLKSYINIGGLGANLGLRVRL; from the coding sequence ATGCGCCGTATTCTCCTGATAACGATGGCAGCCATTGCCGTGTCTACACAATCCAATGCACAATGGGGTAAAGGTTTTTACATTAAAGTAGCAGGTGGTTACTTCTTCAGTGTTTCTCCCGGACAATTCCCTGATGTTGGTCCATATCCTCCGCGCGATGAGCATGATGCCATAAACCCCGGCACCGGAGCCACCACCAAGATCCGCGAGAAAGTACTCACCGGCTCTTATGGTGAAGGTGTTCGCGGTGGCATCACCGGTGGTTATGTGATCAACAAACATATCTCCATCGAGCTCACTGCAAACTATTTCAGCAGCAAGAAAAACCTGATGACCAGGAATGTGACCACCATCCAGGGAACAGAAACAGAAGTGGGAAGAATTGAATCGAAAGGCAATGTGCAGGCCATTGATATCGCACCCAGCATTGTATTGAGCCCGGGCTACGATAAATTCAACCCTTATGTACGATTCGGATTTGTGGTGCCGGTCTGGGGAAGGCTTTATATCGAGACCGATGCCAGCAGAACCAGCGCTGTGGCCGGTCAACCTTCTTTTGTTGTAGCCAGGACCGCCATTCACCGTAAAGAAGAGATCCATCCCAATCCAACTATCGGATTTCAGGGCGCGCTCGGATGCACGTACAAGATCAATGAAAAACTGGGACTTTTCCTGGAAGCAGAGTACAGGAATGTTCCCGTTCGGAGCAAGAACAAAGAAGTGACTACCTATAACGAGAACACGAAGATCATCAACACCAATACCGGTCAGCAGGTAGGCGGCGATATCAACCGCGGTCTTGGCGATCTAAGTGTGGCGGAACGCAATACCGACTATGTTACCACGCTTGACCAGAACTCCAATACACCTACCGGCACAACCGGTACCGTTACACATTACAAGAATGATAATGCTCCGGCAAACGACCTGAAATCATATATCAATATTGGTGGGCTGGGTGCTAACCTTGGACTGAGAGTAAGATTATAG
- a CDS encoding glycosyl hydrolase family 95 catalytic domain-containing protein, whose translation MIKCIPLLFVFLCAFELSAQTDYRKIVNASDLHYATPVGRSEDGMPTGNGRMGSLVWTIPSALKFQLNRVDVFGNNSSSHNFFERHTDYCNGTGTVSIDFGTAVFTNTGFSQHLDAYDATVQVKGGGVDASILTSAVSDVMSVSVKDNRKIKLPVQVVLSSLRKPDMRRGNHRALSKAYVQGDYIVLTQQFTEDQYYCASAVAIQADAHAKAVQDEQGVVRLLLRGSARNRVLIATAASFDSTEDIAAKAIQILKQARTISNETLLREHRAWWHQFWKRSYIQCSSANGDADFIQQHYQYYLYVMASSSRGSYPTKFNGMLWTTGGDERKWGGLYWGANQSCLYNALFATNHTDLLQPMFNMYSNAYRSYELAAEQQWGSKGVFIPEVTGFDPTPPLPEDIAAEMRELYLCKKKWEDRSQHFIDYSYTLLPFISRWNWKKDEGWKNGIWHTGDKGGGAFGHTTHIFSRGAKIAYQYWMQFEYTQDTAFLKQFAYPMLKGVAEFYRNFPNFRQEEDGLFHIRHVNDNESIWNGHNTVEEISSMRGIFPVAIRAAMILKIDQGLQREWKNVLEHLSPLPLNEAGNAWVGSLPPVQQGNAGRRPDGNTMPVWFFDLCTLQNPDPATLRIARNTYHNYYPQGIGKDSKVFVLSKLPVAGITLGLKEATEYLIPAQLRTAEIIPLRNRMDLREGAQTTSVQRLGRAAEALQLALCQSLPPAPGEDPVIRVFPAWPEQWKASFKLAARSGFLVSSSFANGQVEFVEAEAMANAVLKLDNPWKGRRVAIYIGKQLIRESIDDLIVFSATKGSLLKFVPVH comes from the coding sequence ATGATAAAATGTATCCCACTGCTTTTTGTATTTCTCTGTGCTTTTGAACTTTCAGCTCAAACTGATTACCGGAAAATAGTAAATGCATCGGACCTTCACTATGCAACGCCAGTTGGCAGGAGTGAAGATGGCATGCCCACCGGAAACGGCCGCATGGGAAGCCTGGTCTGGACTATCCCTTCCGCATTGAAATTCCAGCTCAACAGGGTGGATGTATTCGGCAACAATTCATCTTCCCATAATTTCTTTGAAAGACATACGGATTATTGTAACGGAACCGGCACAGTAAGCATCGATTTCGGAACAGCGGTGTTCACCAATACCGGTTTCAGCCAGCACCTGGATGCTTATGACGCCACTGTACAGGTGAAAGGAGGCGGCGTGGATGCCAGCATTCTTACCAGCGCAGTCAGCGATGTAATGAGTGTATCAGTTAAGGACAACCGAAAAATTAAATTACCCGTTCAGGTTGTTTTGTCTTCTCTCCGCAAACCTGATATGCGCAGAGGCAATCATCGTGCCTTATCCAAAGCGTATGTGCAGGGAGATTATATCGTACTCACCCAGCAATTCACGGAAGACCAGTACTATTGCGCATCCGCAGTGGCGATACAGGCGGACGCGCATGCAAAAGCTGTGCAGGATGAGCAGGGTGTGGTAAGGTTGTTATTGAGGGGCTCAGCCCGGAACCGTGTGTTGATAGCAACTGCTGCCAGTTTCGATTCTACAGAGGATATAGCGGCAAAGGCCATTCAAATACTCAAACAAGCCCGCACCATTTCGAATGAAACTTTATTGCGTGAACATCGTGCATGGTGGCACCAGTTCTGGAAAAGGTCATACATTCAATGCAGCAGCGCCAATGGCGATGCTGATTTCATACAACAGCATTACCAATACTATCTCTATGTGATGGCGTCCAGTTCCCGCGGCAGTTACCCCACCAAGTTCAATGGCATGCTCTGGACAACCGGCGGCGATGAACGTAAATGGGGCGGGCTCTACTGGGGCGCCAATCAGAGCTGTTTGTACAATGCATTGTTCGCTACCAATCATACCGATCTCCTGCAGCCCATGTTCAATATGTACAGCAATGCTTACCGGAGCTATGAACTGGCAGCAGAGCAACAGTGGGGCAGCAAAGGCGTATTCATTCCCGAAGTAACCGGATTCGATCCAACACCACCGCTGCCTGAAGATATTGCTGCGGAAATGCGCGAGCTGTATTTGTGTAAAAAGAAATGGGAAGACAGATCACAACATTTCATCGATTATTCCTATACGTTACTACCCTTCATCAGCCGATGGAACTGGAAGAAAGATGAAGGATGGAAAAACGGGATCTGGCATACCGGCGATAAAGGCGGCGGCGCTTTCGGACATACCACGCATATTTTTTCGCGCGGGGCAAAGATCGCATATCAGTACTGGATGCAGTTCGAGTATACGCAGGATACTGCGTTTCTGAAACAGTTCGCCTATCCGATGCTGAAAGGCGTGGCGGAATTCTATCGCAACTTTCCCAATTTCCGGCAGGAGGAGGATGGCCTGTTCCATATACGTCATGTGAACGATAATGAATCCATCTGGAACGGGCACAATACAGTAGAAGAGATCTCTTCAATGCGCGGCATCTTTCCGGTGGCCATCAGGGCTGCAATGATTTTGAAAATTGATCAGGGCCTGCAGCGGGAATGGAAAAATGTACTGGAGCACCTCAGTCCGTTACCGCTGAATGAAGCAGGCAATGCCTGGGTGGGCTCACTCCCGCCAGTGCAGCAGGGCAATGCCGGGCGCAGGCCGGACGGCAATACAATGCCTGTCTGGTTCTTCGATCTTTGTACCCTGCAGAACCCGGACCCTGCCACGCTTCGCATTGCTCGCAATACTTATCACAATTATTATCCGCAGGGCATCGGTAAAGATTCAAAAGTATTTGTGTTATCGAAACTGCCTGTTGCAGGCATTACCCTGGGATTGAAAGAGGCCACAGAATATCTTATTCCTGCACAGTTGAGAACAGCGGAGATAATTCCTTTGCGGAACCGGATGGATCTGCGCGAAGGTGCTCAAACCACCAGTGTGCAAAGACTGGGTAGGGCTGCGGAAGCCCTGCAGCTGGCGCTTTGCCAGAGCCTGCCGCCTGCACCAGGCGAAGACCCCGTGATCCGGGTTTTCCCTGCCTGGCCTGAACAGTGGAAGGCCAGTTTCAAATTGGCCGCAAGGTCGGGATTCCTGGTGAGCTCGTCTTTCGCTAACGGACAGGTGGAGTTTGTTGAAGCAGAAGCAATGGCGAATGCTGTACTTAAATTGGATAACCCCTGGAAAGGCAGGAGAGTGGCCATTTATATTGGAAAGCAATTAATAAGGGAATCCATTGATGACCTGATCGTATTTTCTGCAACGAAAGGAAGTTTGTTGAAGTTTGTACCTGTTCACTAA
- a CDS encoding DUF1440 domain-containing protein has protein sequence MSTITTPSPVHMASRSVIKAVLLAGLVAGTLDIIAAVTLNGIMSGEFKPLRILQGIASGAIGRSAFEGGIGMGLVGLLFHYCFALMFATVYFLLFPYLPFLQRYPLLWGCLYGIVAWAIMNGLVIPLSKLRPAPFNWERAAINIVILMFMIGLPIALMARKYYSKKQQYPEN, from the coding sequence ATGTCAACCATTACAACACCATCACCTGTTCACATGGCCAGCAGGTCCGTGATCAAAGCAGTTCTGCTGGCAGGATTGGTAGCGGGAACGCTGGATATCATTGCCGCTGTAACCCTGAACGGGATCATGTCCGGCGAGTTCAAGCCATTGCGGATCCTGCAGGGAATTGCCAGCGGCGCCATTGGTAGATCCGCATTCGAAGGCGGTATAGGTATGGGGTTGGTTGGACTGCTGTTCCATTATTGTTTTGCCCTGATGTTCGCCACTGTCTATTTTCTTCTTTTCCCCTATCTGCCATTTCTCCAACGTTATCCACTGCTCTGGGGATGTTTGTACGGGATCGTGGCCTGGGCAATCATGAATGGCCTGGTAATTCCCTTATCGAAGCTGAGGCCCGCACCATTCAACTGGGAGAGGGCCGCTATCAATATCGTGATACTGATGTTCATGATCGGGCTGCCGATCGCGTTAATGGCCCGCAAATACTACAGTAAAAAACAACAGTATCCTGAAAATTGA
- the aspT gene encoding aspartate-alanine antiporter — MQWFVHVFQQYPELAIFLTLALGFAIGPLKIGKFSLGTVTAVLLVGVLIGQMKIDISPNVKSVFFLMFLFAVGYSVGPQFFRGLKKDGVPQMIFAAVVCVLCLVFPWLCGKVMGYNAGQTAGLLAGAQTISAVIGVASDTINQLGISQEEKTSMINAIPVCYAVTYLFGTAGSAWFLASVGPRLLGGLPAVRQKSKELEASMGSGDESGDPGMMPANPVISYRAFQIDNDWFSNGRTVQEVEKYLMDNNRRLFVERVRVGKQVTEVQPGTVVKKGDELVLSGRREAFAGESHLLGPEVVDDDLLHFPAEVLPVLVSRKGVGGMSVKQLRQQDYMHGIFIRSIKRADIPVPVLPDTQIDRGDVLELVGTKKAVDKAAIHIGYPDRPTNKTDMMFVGLGIVVGGLIGVLTIHIGGVPLSLSTSGGALIAGLFFGWLRSRHPTFGRIPEPALWVMNNVGLNMFIAVVGITTGPSFVDGFKQVGISLFLVGAISTLGPLLVGVLLGRYVFKFHPALTLGCTAGARTTTAALGAIQDALDSKTPALGYTVTYAVGNTLLIIWGVVIVLLMK, encoded by the coding sequence ATGCAATGGTTTGTACACGTGTTTCAACAATACCCGGAACTGGCGATTTTTCTCACACTGGCATTAGGCTTTGCGATAGGACCATTGAAGATCGGTAAGTTCTCACTGGGAACTGTTACAGCCGTATTGCTGGTGGGTGTGCTGATCGGTCAGATGAAGATCGATATCTCCCCGAATGTAAAATCAGTTTTCTTTCTCATGTTCCTGTTTGCAGTGGGTTATAGTGTAGGCCCGCAATTCTTTCGTGGCCTGAAAAAAGATGGTGTGCCGCAGATGATCTTCGCTGCCGTTGTTTGTGTGCTTTGTCTTGTATTTCCCTGGCTCTGCGGAAAAGTGATGGGCTACAATGCAGGGCAGACAGCCGGTTTGCTGGCAGGCGCTCAAACCATCTCTGCCGTGATCGGTGTGGCCAGCGATACCATCAATCAATTGGGCATATCGCAGGAAGAGAAAACCAGTATGATCAATGCCATTCCTGTTTGTTACGCCGTAACCTATCTCTTCGGAACTGCAGGCTCCGCCTGGTTCCTGGCCAGCGTTGGGCCAAGGCTGCTGGGTGGGCTTCCTGCTGTCAGACAAAAAAGCAAAGAACTGGAAGCGAGTATGGGTAGTGGTGATGAATCGGGTGATCCGGGTATGATGCCTGCCAATCCCGTGATCAGCTATCGCGCTTTCCAGATCGATAATGATTGGTTCAGCAATGGCAGAACTGTACAGGAAGTGGAAAAATATTTAATGGACAATAACCGCCGTCTTTTTGTGGAGCGTGTTCGTGTAGGCAAGCAGGTTACAGAAGTACAACCTGGTACGGTAGTGAAGAAAGGTGATGAGCTGGTGCTGAGTGGCAGACGGGAGGCATTTGCCGGGGAATCGCATCTGCTGGGGCCTGAGGTGGTGGACGATGATTTGCTTCATTTTCCTGCAGAGGTATTGCCCGTGCTGGTGAGCAGGAAAGGAGTGGGAGGAATGTCTGTTAAACAATTACGTCAGCAGGATTATATGCATGGCATATTCATCCGGAGCATCAAACGCGCGGATATTCCCGTGCCTGTGCTTCCGGACACACAAATAGACAGGGGCGATGTATTGGAACTGGTAGGCACCAAAAAGGCTGTAGATAAAGCGGCTATCCATATCGGTTACCCTGACCGGCCCACCAACAAAACAGACATGATGTTCGTGGGGCTGGGTATTGTAGTGGGTGGATTGATCGGTGTGCTTACCATTCATATCGGTGGCGTTCCGCTTAGTCTGAGTACAAGTGGCGGCGCACTGATCGCAGGTCTCTTCTTCGGCTGGCTACGTTCCCGGCATCCCACATTCGGCAGGATCCCGGAGCCTGCGCTCTGGGTGATGAATAATGTGGGCCTTAACATGTTTATCGCTGTAGTAGGTATAACCACCGGGCCCAGTTTCGTTGATGGATTCAAGCAGGTTGGCATAAGTCTGTTCCTCGTCGGAGCTATTTCAACACTGGGCCCTCTTTTGGTAGGCGTGCTGCTGGGACGGTATGTGTTCAAATTCCATCCTGCGCTCACGCTTGGTTGCACTGCAGGCGCCCGCACCACTACTGCCGCTCTCGGCGCTATCCAGGATGCGCTCGACAGTAAAACGCCCGCACTGGGTTACACCGTTACGTATGCAGTAGGCAATACCCTGCTCATCATCTGGGGCGTAGTGATTGTGCTGCTCATGAAATGA
- a CDS encoding mechanosensitive ion channel family protein, with product MKNPLILICILHLFTLTSFAQDSARIQRNLPDSSRQFRDTTNNRTDTARRQRGFNELFADSAKLTSSDFQLAIEKNYVMLDNVDNKSELGLGVQLIIERQADNDSVLAVLKDNVLNNASALNLRNLQVFRTLLMNIQREAKDHRELLDSTEHRLNDLRSSLKTFRQDTVLRQLYRDTAMRQQFSAQLKDMRQNWRKSTTHLKESLATVNMLQTKTSSHAITATQLLEKVESLLDTSAARIFGKEYNYLWESDTTHLSAYAKSSFDKVYDGERKALRYYFKDSGNKRLFLLLIGFIFFLWMFRNIRKLKKLNGLQSLKEMEFDYLPSGYIVSAFIIMFSIAPLFDLHAPSAYIESMQFLLLVILSIICWKKWPRKLFWNWMAMVVLYICFSFMHHVADPGLGIRLWLILLNGLSVFFGWMFLTRMKDNLQLKGFLRFVIILHNVMNVLSILCNISGRFSLAQILGNTAIFSFTQAIGLAVFSKIAMEAILLQIVTSRAKRGVSSRLDYEPVLNGFRKPLLFLVVILWVIVFTTNLNIYTNVLNGLSDFLSRDRSIGNASFTLGGVLLFFMIIWIAHLLQKYVGYFFGDTGNDDEVHNKSQRSRLLIARLVLLCLGYLLAVAASGVPVDKITIVLGALGVGIGLGLQNIVNNFVSGIILIFDRPLQIGDSVEVGDKTGRVREIGLRSSTLMTADGAEVIIPNGDILSQQIVNYTLTNNQIRLEMDLSVSGSKDMEVVASAIKEAIGSSEFVFENREPQVLFTKVNENGYDVKAYFWCADVFKSEEAKSDVLIRLHQQMEAKNLSVD from the coding sequence ATGAAAAACCCTCTGATACTGATCTGTATCCTTCATCTTTTTACCCTGACCAGCTTTGCGCAGGATTCCGCGCGCATTCAGCGTAATCTGCCCGATTCATCACGTCAGTTCCGGGATACCACCAATAACCGGACAGACACCGCCCGCAGGCAACGCGGCTTCAATGAACTCTTTGCCGACTCCGCCAAACTCACCAGCAGCGATTTTCAGCTGGCTATCGAGAAGAACTATGTGATGCTCGATAACGTGGACAACAAAAGTGAGCTGGGCCTCGGCGTTCAATTGATCATAGAAAGACAGGCAGACAATGATTCCGTCCTGGCCGTGCTCAAAGACAATGTACTCAATAACGCCAGCGCTCTCAATCTCCGCAATCTCCAGGTGTTCCGCACACTCCTGATGAATATCCAGCGCGAAGCAAAAGACCACCGGGAATTGCTTGACAGCACCGAACACAGGCTCAATGATCTCCGCAGCAGCCTGAAAACCTTCCGTCAGGACACAGTGCTGCGTCAATTGTACCGCGATACCGCCATGCGGCAGCAATTCAGTGCACAACTGAAAGACATGCGCCAGAACTGGCGAAAAAGCACCACACATTTGAAAGAGAGCCTGGCCACAGTGAACATGCTGCAGACCAAGACCTCTTCTCATGCCATCACTGCCACACAATTGCTGGAAAAAGTGGAAAGCCTGCTGGATACTTCTGCTGCGCGCATTTTTGGAAAAGAATACAATTATCTCTGGGAAAGCGATACCACTCATTTATCAGCTTACGCCAAATCATCCTTCGATAAAGTGTATGATGGAGAACGGAAGGCGCTTAGATATTATTTCAAAGACAGTGGTAACAAACGGCTTTTCCTGCTGCTGATCGGTTTTATCTTTTTCCTTTGGATGTTCCGCAATATCAGGAAACTGAAAAAACTGAACGGGTTGCAATCGTTGAAGGAAATGGAATTCGATTACCTGCCATCGGGGTATATCGTTTCGGCCTTCATCATCATGTTCTCCATTGCACCGCTGTTTGATCTGCATGCGCCTTCTGCCTATATCGAATCCATGCAGTTCCTGCTGTTAGTGATCCTCAGTATCATCTGCTGGAAAAAATGGCCGCGCAAATTGTTCTGGAACTGGATGGCGATGGTGGTGCTGTACATTTGTTTCTCCTTTATGCACCATGTGGCTGATCCTGGTCTGGGCATTCGCCTCTGGCTGATCTTGCTGAATGGATTGAGTGTATTTTTCGGCTGGATGTTCCTCACACGCATGAAGGATAATCTGCAGCTGAAAGGATTCCTCCGCTTCGTGATCATCCTGCACAATGTGATGAATGTACTCAGTATTCTCTGTAATATCTCTGGCCGGTTCTCGCTGGCGCAGATCCTCGGAAATACAGCCATCTTCTCTTTCACACAAGCGATCGGACTGGCCGTGTTCAGCAAGATCGCCATGGAAGCGATACTGCTGCAGATCGTTACCAGCCGCGCGAAGCGTGGTGTAAGCTCCAGGCTGGATTATGAGCCCGTGTTGAACGGATTCCGCAAGCCGCTGCTCTTCCTTGTGGTCATATTGTGGGTGATCGTATTCACCACTAACCTTAATATCTATACGAATGTGCTCAACGGGCTGTCTGATTTCCTTTCCAGAGATCGAAGCATCGGCAATGCCAGTTTCACGCTTGGTGGTGTGCTGCTTTTCTTCATGATCATCTGGATTGCACACCTGTTACAGAAATATGTGGGTTATTTCTTTGGCGATACGGGTAATGATGATGAGGTGCACAACAAGAGCCAGCGATCAAGATTACTGATCGCAAGGCTGGTGCTGCTTTGTCTGGGCTACCTGCTGGCTGTGGCCGCATCCGGTGTGCCGGTTGATAAGATCACCATTGTGTTGGGCGCATTGGGTGTTGGTATCGGTTTGGGCTTGCAGAATATCGTGAACAATTTTGTGTCGGGCATTATCCTCATCTTCGATCGTCCGTTACAGATAGGAGACTCGGTGGAAGTGGGGGATAAAACTGGTCGCGTGCGCGAGATCGGTCTTCGCTCCAGTACACTCATGACGGCCGATGGCGCAGAAGTGATCATACCCAATGGTGATATTCTTAGTCAGCAGATCGTGAACTATACGCTTACCAATAACCAGATCAGGCTGGAAATGGATTTGTCTGTTAGTGGTAGTAAGGACATGGAAGTGGTGGCTTCTGCCATCAAGGAAGCCATCGGTTCTTCTGAGTTCGTATTCGAGAACAGGGAGCCGCAGGTGCTGTTCACCAAAGTGAATGAGAACGGCTATGATGTGAAAGCTTATTTCTGGTGTGCCGATGTATTCAAATCGGAAGAAGCGAAGAGTGATGTGCTGATCAGATTGCATCAGCAAATGGAGGCGAAGAATCTGAGTGTGGATTAA
- a CDS encoding LytR/AlgR family response regulator transcription factor translates to MQTWRCIIVEDEPLAAEVLKDYVQQIPFLQLRGVCDDAIYALETLQKEPIDLIFLDIHLPKLKGLDFLKSLKHPPAVIITSAYQEYALQGYEHNVVDYLLKPIEFSRFLMAVNKLKAQQDARTPAAENAASTPARTYFFFNVSKKRVKVYLDEMLYIESLKEYIRITTKGKTILTKFQLGQIEELLARNNFLRVHRSFIVAKDKIDAFTATDVEVGGKLIPIGRSYKELVLRALEQD, encoded by the coding sequence ATGCAAACCTGGCGTTGTATCATAGTGGAAGATGAGCCCCTGGCAGCCGAAGTGCTGAAGGATTATGTTCAGCAGATCCCATTCCTGCAACTGAGGGGCGTATGCGATGATGCCATCTACGCACTGGAAACATTGCAGAAAGAGCCCATCGATCTTATTTTCCTCGATATCCATCTGCCCAAGCTCAAAGGGCTGGATTTTCTTAAATCGCTGAAACATCCACCAGCCGTGATCATCACTTCCGCCTATCAGGAATATGCGCTGCAGGGATATGAGCATAACGTGGTGGACTACCTGCTGAAGCCGATCGAGTTCAGCCGTTTTCTCATGGCCGTGAACAAACTGAAAGCACAGCAGGATGCCAGGACGCCCGCTGCGGAAAATGCAGCGTCTACTCCTGCACGCACTTATTTCTTCTTCAACGTGAGCAAGAAAAGAGTGAAAGTTTATCTCGATGAAATGCTCTATATCGAAAGCCTCAAAGAATATATCCGCATCACTACCAAAGGCAAGACCATCCTCACAAAATTCCAATTGGGACAGATCGAGGAATTGCTTGCAAGGAATAATTTCCTGCGCGTTCATCGCAGTTTCATTGTTGCGAAGGACAAGATCGATGCATTTACCGCAACGGACGTGGAAGTGGGAGGGAAACTGATCCCCATCGGCAGGAGCTACAAGGAGCTGGTGCTGCGCGCGCTGGAGCAGGATTGA
- a CDS encoding sensor histidine kinase yields the protein MKRFFLHFGFWFVYTLQATLLEMVWMEPLLHKFTQWQQWWISLHIIMVLNIPKILLAYYLMYVTVNRVLNEKGSLRKNIGMAALMCVLAVLLYRVIFNHYVIPYAIYDLAPQKKLLDISRTLLAVMDIGFAAGVAVAIRLGRIQLAGKDREKKLLREKHATELKYLRNQTNPHFLFNTLNNIYALARKKSEDTPDVVMKLSKLLRFMLYESNKDFIPLTEEIRMLDDYLELEKIRYSDRLTITFYKELDAETQMVAPLLLLPFVENAFKHGVSETRFDSYVHIALTLKKGMLTFTIENTKEDNGKDKVTDSIGLSNVRRQLELMYAHHTLDVYNQPNTFKVHLTINLNNHANLALYHSGR from the coding sequence ATGAAAAGATTCTTCCTCCATTTCGGCTTCTGGTTCGTTTATACTTTACAGGCCACCCTGCTGGAAATGGTCTGGATGGAGCCTTTACTGCACAAATTCACACAATGGCAGCAATGGTGGATATCGCTGCACATCATCATGGTGCTGAACATTCCTAAGATTTTACTGGCTTATTATCTCATGTATGTTACCGTGAACCGCGTGCTGAATGAGAAAGGTTCCCTTCGAAAGAATATCGGAATGGCAGCGTTGATGTGCGTACTCGCTGTACTGCTATACCGCGTGATCTTCAATCATTATGTGATCCCTTATGCCATCTATGATCTGGCTCCGCAAAAGAAACTGCTAGATATCAGTCGAACTCTACTAGCGGTGATGGACATAGGCTTTGCAGCCGGAGTGGCCGTGGCCATCCGTCTGGGACGCATTCAACTGGCGGGGAAAGACAGGGAAAAGAAATTACTGCGCGAAAAGCACGCAACCGAATTGAAATACCTCCGCAACCAGACCAATCCGCATTTTCTTTTCAATACCCTCAACAATATCTATGCACTCGCGCGAAAAAAATCTGAAGATACTCCTGATGTAGTGATGAAACTTTCCAAACTGCTTCGCTTCATGCTCTACGAAAGCAACAAGGATTTCATTCCGCTCACTGAAGAGATCAGGATGCTGGATGATTATCTCGAACTGGAAAAGATCCGCTACAGCGATCGCCTCACTATCACATTTTACAAAGAGCTGGATGCTGAAACACAAATGGTGGCGCCGCTGCTATTGCTGCCTTTCGTGGAAAATGCCTTCAAGCACGGCGTCAGCGAAACGCGATTCGATTCCTATGTGCATATTGCACTGACCCTGAAAAAAGGGATGCTTACCTTTACTATCGAAAACACCAAGGAAGACAATGGCAAGGACAAAGTAACCGACAGCATCGGGCTCAGCAATGTGCGCAGGCAGCTTGAGCTCATGTATGCACATCATACACTCGACGTTTACAATCAACCCAATACTTTCAAAGTACATCTTACCATTAATCTCAACAATCATGCAAACCTGGCGTTGTATCATAGTGGAAGATGA